The region GCCTTGCAGGAAGCGGCGGCGGTTGAAGTTGGGGTGGGGCATGGTGGAAACCTCCGGGTTGGGTTACGGCGGGTGCGGCCTTTGGCCTTACCCGCCCTACGCAAAGTAACGCAGATAACGCAGAATATGGCACTGAGGTTTGCGGTGGGGTATACCGTTTCAAGACCGTGGAGCGGGGGACCCGCGATGCGAGCCCCCAGGGAGGGGTTCACGGCGTGTCTTGAAACGGTATACCCCACCGCAAACCGGACGTGATGAAGACCAACGCCACTGACCTGTTAAGTTACATTCGACCATAACCCAGTTTAGATCACTCTGGCCATGAATTTCGCCTCCTTGGGTTCGGGCGCGTACAATAGGTCCTCAATCGACAGTGCGAGACGTCACATGCCCACCGAAAATACCCCCGACAAACAGGCCGTCAAAGACTACCTGCTCGGACTCCAGGACCGCATCTGCGCCGAACTGGAAACCGAAGATGGCGGTGCGCGGTTCCTCCAGGATGAATGGCAGCGCGAACAGGGCGGGGGTGGCCGCTCCCGCGTGCTGACCGAAGGCAACGCCATCGAAAAAGGTGGCGTCAACTTCTCCCACGTCTTCGGCGACCAGATGCCCGCCTCCGCCACCGCCCATCGGCCCGAACTGGCCGGGCGCTCCTTCGAAGCCATGGGCGTCTCCCTGGTCATCCACCCCAACAACCCCTACGCCCCCACCAGCCACGCCAATGTGCGCTTCTTTATTGCCGAAAAACCCGGCGCCGAACCCGTCTGGTGGTTTGGAGGCGGCTACGACCTCACCCCCTACTACGGCAGCGACGACGACTGCCGTCACTGGCACCGCACCGCCAAAGACGCCCTCGACCCCCACGGCGACAACCTTTACCCCTTTTTCAAAAAATGGTGCGATGACTACTTTTTCCTGAAACATCGCGACGAACCCCGGGGTATTGGCGGCCTGTTCTTCGACGACTTCAATGAGCTGGGCTTCGAGCGCAGCTTC is a window of Marinimicrobium sp. C6131 DNA encoding:
- the hemF gene encoding oxygen-dependent coproporphyrinogen oxidase, with the protein product MPTENTPDKQAVKDYLLGLQDRICAELETEDGGARFLQDEWQREQGGGGRSRVLTEGNAIEKGGVNFSHVFGDQMPASATAHRPELAGRSFEAMGVSLVIHPNNPYAPTSHANVRFFIAEKPGAEPVWWFGGGYDLTPYYGSDDDCRHWHRTAKDALDPHGDNLYPFFKKWCDDYFFLKHRDEPRGIGGLFFDDFNELGFERSFAVMRAVGDSYLPAYRPILARRKDTDYGERERRFQLYRRGRYVEFNLVYDRGTLFGLQTGGRTESILMSLPPLVRWDYDWQPEPGSAEAALTEHYLQARDWIE